The genomic stretch GGGAGTGGATAAAAAAGGGGTATATCCTATAAATAAAGAAATGGGCTATTTAAAAGGCGTGATAAACCAGATTAAGCAGTGCAAAAATGTGTTAGTTATAGGAGGAGGATTTATCGGCGTCGAGTTTGCCGACGAGCTTTCTAAAATCAAAGGGATTAACGTTGTCTTAATAGAAATGCTTCCGCAAATACTCGCTAACTCTTTTGATCCGGAATTTTCGCAAGTTGCTGAGGCGCGTTTGCGGGAAAAAGGAGTGATTGTTTTGACCAATACTAAGGTTGAGGAAATAATCGGACAGGATAAAGTCGAAAAGGTGAAGCTTGGTGACGGAAGAGAGCTTCCGATCGAAGGCGTAATTCTTGGGGTAGGTTCAAAGCCGAACGTCAAAATAGCCGTAGACTCCGGATTAGAGATCGGATCCTGTAAAGGTATTATGACCGATGAGTACATGCGTTCGTCAGCGGACCCGGATATTTTCGCCATCGGAGACTGTGCCTGTAAGCGTGATTTCTATACCCGTAAAGCAATTCCTGTAATGCTAGCTTCTACCGCGACGGCCGAAGCCAGGATTGCGGGTGCTAATCTTTACCAGATTAAGGTAATCCGCGAAAATAAGGGGACTATTGCGGTGTATTCGACGTACATCGATGGATTAGTTTTAGGTTCGGCCGGGCTTACCGAGAAAACCGCCCGAGAAGAAGGTTTTGAAATTGTCGTCGGAAGTATCGAC from Candidatus Omnitrophota bacterium encodes the following:
- a CDS encoding FAD-dependent oxidoreductase, whose amino-acid sequence is MNKKADILIIGAGPAGVVCAITARKYYPDKSILVMKDIANGVIPCGIPYMFVSLDNPEENKLGMVSLEKNNVEVVVDSAVSINRKDKTIETRNKDTYSYEKLVLAIGSTPIILPIKGVDKKGVYPINKEMGYLKGVINQIKQCKNVLVIGGGFIGVEFADELSKIKGINVVLIEMLPQILANSFDPEFSQVAEARLREKGVIVLTNTKVEEIIGQDKVEKVKLGDGRELPIEGVILGVGSKPNVKIAVDSGLEIGSCKGIMTDEYMRSSADPDIFAIGDCACKRDFYTRKAIPVMLASTATAEARIAGANLYQIKVIRENKGTIAVYSTYIDGLVLGSAGLTEKTAREEGFEIVVGSIDGVDKHPASLPGACKGKIKLIFSKQSGIILGGQVSCGMSCAQMINIIGVAIQKRMSATELETLQVATHPYLTSAPTMFPIVLAAQDVYGKI